A single region of the Silene latifolia isolate original U9 population chromosome 8, ASM4854445v1, whole genome shotgun sequence genome encodes:
- the LOC141595133 gene encoding uncharacterized protein LOC141595133, with product MRVSESNSDPEKRERNRAFNDWLLAMGDGTLEAKACENDTEETWIEIPEQYIGSKGALTIEVVVNQMYPDFAINHKNEDYLRERAILTPLNETADLINTHMAKLVPGEEEVLYRSCDEVSTASTESEDQFTSYPTEYLNSLNLQGLSHHELKLKVGMPVMLLRNINPLQGSIDYAAQIKCKFDHMLQILSRTQG from the exons ATGAGAGTTTCAGAAAGTAATAGTGACCCAGAAAAGCGAGAAAGAAATCGAGCATTCAATGACTGGTTGCTAGCCATGGGAGATGGAACGTTAGAGGCCAAAGCATGTGAGAATGACACGGAAGAAACGTGGATAGAAATACCAGAACAGTACATTGGTAGTAAAGGAGCATTAACCATTGAGGTAGTCGTCAACCAGATGTACCCAGATTTTGCGATCAACCATAAGAACGAAGACTATCTAAGAGAAAGAGCAATTCTCACACCTTTAAATGAGACCGCCGATTTGATAAACACCCACATGGCAAAGTTGGTGCCAGGTGAGGAGGAGGTGCTATACCGGAGTTGTGATGAGGTCTCTACGGCATCAACTGAATCCGAGGACCAGTTTACATCTTATCCAACAGAGTACTTGAACAGCCTAAACTTACAGGGGTTGTCACACCATGAGTTAAAACTTAAGGTAGGGATGCCAGTAATGCTGCTTAGAAACATAAACCCGTTACAGGG GAGTATTGATTATGCTGCTCAAATTAAGTGCAAGTTTGATCATATGCTTCAGATTTTATCACGTACACAG GGGTGA
- the LOC141594332 gene encoding uncharacterized protein LOC141594332: MSHWSADNATKAYLRTIKMGKRGKEPDVAEFISALAGGNNARLMVEVCGSTSGPTTIGLVAAAQQTGGKVICILPGPKEVQTSRSEMSRYLNRVEFVTGDPITLLTGDYKDADFVTVDCNINGHKSIFKAVKKDRTHVEDGPFVVGYNAQNMVPSCSELGGHFLPIGEGLLVCDKVHKDNGMRGFGSALGGKRSKWIVKVDKCTGEEHVFRVTCP; the protein is encoded by the exons ATGTCTCATTGGTCTGCTGATAATGCTACTAAAGCTTACCTAAGAACCATAAAAATG GGGAAAAGAGGAAAAGAGCCTGACGTGGCAGAGTTTATATCAGCCCTAGCAGGAGGAAATAATGCCCGACTCATGGTAGAGGTATGTGGGTCAACTTCCGGCCCAACTACCATAGGCCTAGTGGCAGCGGCCCAACAGACAGGCGGGAAGGTGATTTGCATTTTACCGGGTCCAAAAGAGGTCCAAACATCAAGATCCGAAATGTCAAGGTACTTGAACCGTGTAGAGTTTGTGACGGGGGATCCAATTACTTTGTTGACTGGTGATTACAAAGATGCGGACTTTGTGACAGTTGATTGTAACATCAACGGTCACAAATCAATTTTTAAGGCGGTTAAGAAGGACCGAACCCATGTTGAGGACGGTCCATTTGTTGTAGGGTACAATGCCCAAAATATGGTACCCTCATGTAGTGAATTAGGAGGTCATTTCTTACCAATTGGAGAAGGTCTACTAGTATGTGACAAAGTCCATAAAGATAATGGAATGAGGGGTTTTGGAAGTGCTTTAGGTGGTAAAAGGAGTAAATGGATAGTAAAAGTGGACAAGTGCACCGGGGAGGAGCATGTGTTTAGGGTCACTTGCCCTTAA